From the genome of Brachionichthys hirsutus isolate HB-005 chromosome 9, CSIRO-AGI_Bhir_v1, whole genome shotgun sequence:
GCAGGTGACATCGTGTGTCAATGTTTGAGCGACCCTGGAGTTCTCTGTCACTACTTGCGGTGCTGCATGTGCGTGAAGATGGACACGGCTGCCGAGTTAAACGTCCGCTCAGCATCTGAAGTAAAGCAGCGCGTTGATCGCCATCGACTGTGATACAACAGGAAGTNNNNNNNNNNNNNNNNNNNNNNNNNNNNNNNNNNNNNNNNNNNNNNNNNNNNNNNNNNNNNNNNNNNNNNNNNNNNNNNNNNNNNNNNNNNNNNNNNNNNCCTTGGTTTGTTAGAGACAGACACGCATCCTGCCATTTAAAATAGGCGGTATCAAACTTTTGTTCATCTTCTGCCAGAGCAGCTTTCGCCATGtccgtctccttcctctcctccaggtgagACTCAGCGGAGGCCCTCTCTTGCTGCAGACCTCTTTCCAGATCTGCATTCAGGGCCTCAAGCTGGTCAAGCTGGGAATAAAGGTCAGTGCAGCAGGAAGTCTCCTGCTCCAGCCTGGTCTGGGTATCCAGCTGCGTTTCAGTCAGTGTTTTCACCTGGGACCTCAGACCCTCGATTTCCTCTGTGTTCTCTTGTTCGGTCTGAGCCAGCCGGGCTttaagagcacagacctcctccccCACGTCTGATttcagggtggtggtggtgggtttcACGCCCCCGAGTGGCTGTGAGATGGTGGCAATTTGAGGCCGAGCCAGCTGGATTTTAAGACCACGGATCtcattcttcatctcctccctctcttggAGGAAGTAGGCGCCCCTTTTCTGTTGTTCCACCTCTTTTAGAAAGTCTGTCAGCATGTCCGCCTCCAGCCCCACATGGATTTTGCCCACAAGCTTTCCTTCGACGAGCTTGACTGTGCTGCTTGTCAGCTCCCACCTCTGTTGCCCGCGCCTGTGCTTGTTGTTGAATGTCTTCTTGAAGATGATGGTTTTGTTGTTCCTCTGTgtcatcttgtttttttaatctcactctCTGGATCTCTCaatgtttattgtttttcttaaaCAATCTTGCATCCCTAATGTAAAGTCCTTTTATGGTTTTTGGAGCATCTTAAGCTCATCTTTGCCTTTGATGTCTTGTGTGCCTTTATTGTGCCTTTGATGTGATGTTGCTAGGATACATACTTTGTACCAGAATTCACTGATTTTCATTCCACACGCTAAATTGCTTTCTTGATGCTTGATTGCAAGAGTTAATAATCCTGAAAGAGTAGCGGTAATAAAAAACTTAAACGCAGGTGACATCGTGTGTCAATGTTTGAGCTATCCTGGAGTTCTCTGTCACTACTTGCGGTGCTGCATGTGCGTGAAGATGGACACGGCTGCCGAGTTAAACGTCCGCTCAGCATCTGAAGTAAAGCAGCGCGTTGATTGCCATCGACTGTGAtacaacaggaagtgagctgAGCTCCCACGGGAGTCTCCAGTCAGTGCTGTCacagcaaacacagcagcaccaGACCAAATGTGTCTGATACACAGGCTGTGGAACGGCGTGCCCTGCCAACATTGCAAGACACCGAGGGAAATTGCATCTGGCTGGCGGTTGCCATAACAATTAGTGCCTGGCGATTTCAAATAGACATTTGTTGTCCCTCTATCGATGCCGTATTGACGGCCTTTGATGGCGGCACAAATCCGACtgtaactagaaagacaatcagagattgcagaccctcgcctccaaaacactattcgatcttgtgagacagtaaacagggcttccggatcagaggggtcaaacctgctctagcttgctgctccggaacttactacaagactccttctggactctttttcccatcatgccattcgtgtccctccctcttaaagtggcagtttacagcacaggcacaattccagatgtaaaaataattctagaatctggatccagatccggatcaacgccattctcggggaggaccgagccacggacagagccttgcttgtgtaaaaatttcaagtcgattaggttactagtttttgagttatgcgctcggacaaacagacaaacagacaaacaaacgcacccaattgcaataccctcgcttctgcttcggcgagggtaattacaATCCAAGTTCTAACATTTTTATGGTTTTCCACAGCCCATATACTTGCAAAGCCATGTCTCCCTTCCTCCTGTTGACACTCCTCTAAGTGTATTTTCTTGGACAGCATGCACGGGAGAGTTTTTTTTAGGTTGTGTTAGCGGTGTTCAtatagtatgtgtgtgttgctggGTTGGAGCAGGTAGGGAAAGCTTTCAGCCGGCCTCGGAAAGTGTTCCAGTGTTTCAGGAATGAGGTCTGAATTATTGAAAAGCCGTCAAGATTTTTGTGGTTGGCTGGATCAGTATTATCTCCCGTAGCGTTTGCGAATCGAGTAGACCGTAGTCACACTTTAAAGGTGGGAAGAGCTGTGTCTAGTGTCATTACGGCTCCACCAGCAGCTATCATTTTAGGATGGATTGGAACCAGGAAGCCAAAGATCGGGACCTCAGCCAAGGCCCAGCAGTCACTTTTAGTTGAATTCAATCCTGATCCATTGAATCCGGATCTACTCCAAAATTCAGTGGTTCTATTTTTGGCTGGAGCTCCACTATGTTTCAGTAAAAATCCATCATGTAGTTTATGCATGACTGATGAAActgcaggaaaaaacaaaacctcgcAACGCTCAAAAATGTAACTCCTGTCTGACCCAGAAATCCAGATCCAGTCTTTACATGCCACATGCTCACCTGTTCCGCGTCGATCGATAGAATTCCACCGAGTGGCTTTTGTGTTAATCAGTTCTACAATCATTATAACATCATCAAGGGTCAAGTTATGACATTAATTTGGACAATGATGGTGATTTGTTGAGTTATTTTCCAGTGTCTTACTGTCGTGCTCGTGCACGGCCTGAGCGAGGTGGATGTCAGGCGTGTGCATGTGAACAGCTCGGAAGGCCAGCATTATGAAGATGATGCCGGTGAGAGGAAGGCTCCTTGGCAGTTATGCCTCTGGAGCAGAAACGCTGTTATCTGCTCATTTGGCTCTACTGCTGCATCTGTGGTGACtcatcaaaaacacacacacacacacacacacacacacaccgaaaaACATCAATGCACTCAGAAAATACGAAGAAATAGCCAGACATACTCGTAGTTTAAGAAATAACGGTAAAAGTCAATGACCgttgtaatgtatttggtccatGCCTGGATACCGTAGTTACGCgatgacgtaggcacgttagcttgttgtgtgcgcCGATGTAATATGTAGTTCCGTGACCGGCTGCGCCTAATTAAAAGAATGGTTTGTTCCTgaatccgtctcctccttccgaCCGTCCGTAGAGGTtaaagaaataacaaaacacacaaggaCACTGGCAAACAAGCATCGGATGCATGTTTTTGCTTTGTGGAATTAtggattcattttgttttcattgaatGTGTATCTAATTTTTTCCATATTCCTGTGACCTGAAGGAAATAAGTGACGATGAGATGAAAGACtttttgcaaacatttaaaacacttAAAAGCTGGTTTTGGATGAAAACAGGATGGcgattcataaaaaataaatttacaaaaaagaaaaagagttaGGTTAAGAAAAGATTCAATACAAACCACAACAACTTTATGTCCTCAGTCACTTTTGGGATAAGATAACAGGCGCCATTATCTCAAAATCACAAAGAATAAAACATAGTCTCATTAAATGAATACACAAAATCACAGTACACTGTGTACAATGTAATGAATCCCATTGCTGGGAATCGGGGCGCTAGTGTTCTCAAGATGAAATGGGATGTGTATAAACGAATGGATTTCTGCTGAGCCTTAATTCCTTCCCCCGTCACCCTAGCGATCTGCGTCCATTTCTTCGCTCGAACAAAGATGACATGTGACAGAAGTAGCTGCTTGCTTTCCAGTTTCCATATTTATTTGGGTTAAAGAATGGGTGAATGGAAAGAATCTTCACTCAGAAGACATTTATTCCTGCATCAGAGAAAGGATTGCTATTTGGGATGTCAGATTTCTCATATTCAGATTACACTAATCCACTAATGAGATCGGAGTCGTTTGTCCTGGAAGTGTGTGTCTTTGCGGGGGTTTGCAGGATGAAGCGGCGCATTCGTTTACAGTAAAGCAATCTCTGGCCCTTAGAGAAAGCTTGGCGGacccttcctttcctcctcctgagCAAGGCACCCTGACATCATTCTCCTCACCCAGTCATCTGTGGTGACTGCGCTCTATGAACTGTCATGAAAAAATGAGTGCGTGTGAATGTATGCTAATGCATTATTCATGGTACATTACTCCCTCAAACATGGAGGCTGAAccatttaatttccttttatGAGACCGCCATGCTGACCAGCAGAATGGCGGTACGGTAATTTCAGCTCCCTGGATGGCGGCTGCAAACACCTGCCAAGAAGCGGGAGAGATGCCAGCGCGTGGCGGACATCAGGAGAGCCATATACATGCTTAATGTCAGGTCGGATCCCTGTTGAAGTTAGTCACTGGGAATCTGCCTGACCTGGTCGTAAATTACACAGGAAATcaatccaccaccaccaccacttgGAGTTGTGAGTGGATTAGCAGTTTTTACTGTCCTCTTAAAGCCAcagaccccccaaaaaagaaaagaaagttcaTACATGGGTGAAAAGCAGAAAATCATTTCCCCCTCTGATTAAAGTTTTTAGCAGCGATGTCCTGGAGTAAACCTGGTCGCCACTGCGCCACAGCAAGACATGGAACTACTGCGAACACAAGAGTCTTCTGGAGACAGATGGATGAAGGTTGAGCCTCTTTCCCAGATCAGCGAATAAACTCTGACGCTGGTATTTATTCTGGACTGTCGTTCCCAGCAATTGTCCTTTTTCCAGAACCGCTTTGAAGGGGAAGCTGTGATTAGGATCATGACGCTCAAAAAGAAGTAGAATTTATCCATGTCTCTATATTTCTATTGCCATGTCTGCGTCTGATAGCTCATCCTGAGGAGATCCGTCTTCTCCCCTGACTCAGTCCTGCGCTCTCTTCTCactctgaataaaaaaaataaaaaaataaaatcatgccGTGTAGGACTGTTCCGGACATTCTGGGCTCCTTGTGGTTTTTAATGGAATACAGAGACACCAGCAGCTTCGTCACTGATGTGATCCGAGCAGATAGATCTAGAGGAGATGCTAAAGGACGCTGTGTGTGTTGCGACAACAgccatttattgattttgtgaTACTTACTGTCACAGGTAATTACAATCATTCTAAGACACCCcacagcagataaaaaaaaagaaaatcattaaaaaatataaatatataaaacagaCTGCCTTTATTCCTTTAGAAGAAATAGTAATTTAATAACAGCTTTAGATATCACCTTTGAATATGATCACAATAGTcgtaacagcagcagcagtctgctGGGAGACGCATAAGCATCTCTCCGGCCTGGAAATCTGATGAGAGGCCTGAATATGGAAAGGCAGATAACTGGATTTGACATGCATATAAAAATTACAGATGGACTGTGAGTAATGCATCTTTCAACTTGCCATGCGAGTAAAAGTTTTCACGGCTTTGAGTGTGTTTGGAATGGCAAGCTGGAATCCAGTAGGCTGCAGAGCTGCATAACAGAATGAGGAGCAGCAGTAATAAATCTGCCGGCAGCACACAGTGTATGATCAGAACATGGTGCAGAtcggagggagaggaaaaactGTTTCAACTCTCTGCCGTCGCTCTCCTTCATCACAAGGGCAGAGGTGTTTTACCGCCTGTATTAATCATGTGATTTTATTATAGGGCCGAGGGGatcattctggggggggggggggaagagtgGTTCTTCACATTCATTGCATCCTCTGCCCCAAGTGGCCAAAATGAAATCAAGTAATTGAACTGAAATGTTTAGTATCATCAATCTCTGCATCCCGGGCCGTAACTGCCCCGACagatttagggggggggggacaactgGTTGAGCTGAATTCATCAATCCCTGAGTGAAGGTTTGCAGCATCCGCAGGTTTGCAGATGGTGAACCCAAAAAACACAACGTCTGCTCAGACATCTAACGATAGGCGCGCGTGTGTAGGAGGAGCGTTATCATGTTAACCctgatacacatctgtgtagTTTTACACGTGGGCCCTAGGGCACCAATCACTGCTGGGACATGTTCTTATCAGCAGGGATTGATTACACTTCTCCCAGACTCTCAGCCTGCAGATCCAACCCACCGAGcgactgagccccccccccccgctgctaaATCCCTTTCACTGCCTCTCTGCCATGTTGctgcatgagtgtgtttgtgtgtttgaatgtgcaCAAGATACAGACATGAAGAAAACGCAGTATGGACATTTGTCCTCTTCCTAGATTCCTtgacttgtttcttttttgcattcttTCAGCGCCACCCGGTGGACAACAAAGTTTGAGGCCTTCTTATTAAAACTGTATTTCCCCCCCAATTCTTGTCTCCTCCTCAGAAATGTTCAGACTTTGTGGCCTTTCAGcggtgtgacctctgaccttgcGTGTGGCTTTTCTTCACTCTTAAATTCCTCAAACACGATCTTCTGATGtaagtatctatctatctatctatctatctatctatctatctatctatctatctatctatctatctatctatctatctatctatctatctatctatctatccatccatccataatccaactttctttctttgctttcaggTGTTAAGCGTCTCTGCTGCACGTGAGTTCCAGAATAATCCCTTTtcttcatttgtattttatgcatGCTGCACGTGGCTTTGAATCGTCTTCCTGTCCGCTGtgcagaggaagactctgcttGAATGACGTCTCTCTGTCCTCATGCCAGAGTTTGATGGAGAGCTGGTCGGATGACAGCTGGAACTGTTGTCATAACCGGAGGAATACTGGCCACAGTGATACTTCTGTGTATCATAGCTGTGCTTTGTTACTGTAGACTCCAGGTACgcttacctgtgtgtgtgtgtgagtgtgtgtttgtgtgtgagtgtggtgtggtgtgtgttggtAACATCATATTTTCAAATAACCTTCAAGtagacttttaaataaatacaaacaatataACTAGTTATCAAAATGCAGGAAAATCGTTAATTATATGGTAATTTTTATATCAAATATTAATAAACCTGAGGTACTTATTACTTATGTTATTATAACTTATTATATATCGAGTTGATATTGagtttgtacattttattttgtttgatcTTTTTAGACTGTAATGTTTTATGTACTATTTATagttcatttttttgttttagggATTTTTAAATTGTACAGCACTTTTTTTAACCTCCAGGTACACGTGCTTTATCAATAAatttgaccttgacctttgacctagaAAAAATAGTTAaccgcattattattattattatattgacCTCACACTATAGGTGAATTATTGAGTTTAGATCACCCACAAATGAAAATACCTAGTGGGTATTTTACAGGAACCTGTTTCTTTGTGGACTTGTCTCCCTCTGTAGTACTACTGCTGTAAGAAGAATGGGTCAGACAGCACCTCCATCTCTCAGCAGAACTTTGCCTGCAATGCCTGCAGCGTCTCGGGCCTGGACGGCTCGTTTGTCACTCCGTTGTCCACGTCGCCACCGCCGCTGCCCGCATCCTCCGACCCAACCAAGCACAGCGGGGGGCAACGTAGTTTCTGCCCCACCTGCTCGCCTTATGAATCCCCTTTCTACATCCGCACCACTGATGAGATGCGGAACGGTGGCGAGCGGGTCACCTACATGCCCACACACTACGAGAACCAGGCCCTGGCAATGCCGTTGCCCACCGCCCGGGGCTCCTTGTTGAGGGAGACCCAGCGAGGCCGGCCTCCAGAGTTCTACACCAACACCCGAGCCATTAGTACAgaagtgtgacccccccccacccaccccccactTATGCTCCTCTCCCCACTGCAACAGACACCAGCAACACCTGTTACTAGAACACCATCATTTCAATcgttctgcagctgcaggtgagcatcTGTTGCATTCAGACCCACTGGCTGTGGAGGATAAACAGCACATTTGCTGAGTGGAGATTCCGAGGCAGCTGCTGAAGACTCAAGTGAAAGAAAACTTTCAGACCTCTTATTTCTTCACTTTATACCCTTATCATTTTCATGTTCACTGAGATATCAACTGTGTAGTTAAATAACTCTGTGACTGTAAGGTATTTTTCCACTTATGTGCCCACATTAGGGGTATGTGTGTATACTGTTGACTGATATTTTGTCTTTAATGACTGAGGGCTACTGATTATGTATGAGACCAAAAGAGTCTGGTGGAGTAAATATGAAGGTAAGCTAAGCAGAATCGAGatcaaatgacattttaaaagtgctAAAGAAGGAAGTTTCCACATCGCCGCTGTAGTTTTGAGGATTTCTGGAAGCATGCTTCAGTTGCAGGACGGGTGGAAGAGAGCTGACGACTGGAGCGTTCTCTATGCAAGCTGTCTGCAAATCACAGCTCTTCATCTCTGTTCATCTATTTTTGGTAGTTTTAGTCTTTAGACTGGAGGAATATTGTAGGCATGGTGCTTTCCAGTGAGATATTACAAGGCTGCAAATGTAGAAACATATAAAAGCATTTACAACTGGGTTGCTGTCAGCATTAGTGCAGCACTTCAAATCCCCTTTGTTTGCCAGGCCCACACAAAACTTGTGTTCAAACACGATGAGCCTCAGACCAACAGTGTTAAGCTTGAAATGAAAGGAGCGGGTGAATTTCTGATTTGACAGTGATGCAAAAGGTTTTATATGTAAATAATAACCAGAAAGCAATGAACAAATCTCTTCAACCTATTGTGTTTCTGTTATAGAGTGATCCACCATGGGATTTGAGCAATGCAATTTAATAGTTTGTGCTATTTTGTCTACACACTCCCCCCCATACTCCCATATTACTTCATATTAGTCTTTAAAATGCAAACTACCACATTATAAGTGTTTTTCATATTGTGAGGGTGTTGGAATACACATTTATGTGATTGAAATCTGTTTCTCAGTTTCTATTTTCTACATGACACTGCCTGTCCTGTCATATTTGTCCTCATATTTCTGTGTGCAACATGATTAAATGAGGCTGATTAAGAAATGCAAGAAACCTCAAGGGCATGCATGTCTACAGGCCTGGTATtagcattcatgcattcatataAAAGACAAACGTTCTATCTCCTTTCAGTGCATATATCATACAATGATTAAACCAACAGCTACTTCATTTGTGTCTTGAATGCATAATCTTTTTTTACATTCGAGTTAAATAGATACTAGCTGCTGTGCAACTTCTCGAGACCATTTTACACCATATTTGTGGATTTTCTCTGGAGTGACTTAAAAGTGCTAAATATAAAGAAAATTGGAGTTCATCTCTGAAGGTTTGGATTTTAGAAACTTGAAATCTGGCTAGATTTACTGACTAGTTTTCACTGAAACAATTTTTTTCCGTCTATGTTGTTGCCAAATAACAGGTACATTCACTCTCATCATTCACGTATCTAAATATTGTGTGAACATATATTTTGCAACTTATTTAATCAAGTATCTTTGAAAACAATTTACAAAAAACTTCTTAGAAATGTGGTTTTAACAGATATTGTACAAGATAAATCCAAAAACAGTAAAACTTCGACGACAGTATTGACTTTTGACAATTAAAGATTCATAAGTGCATCTTGAGTAAGAATGTTCTAATAATTGTCAAATGAGTTTAACTGCACGATGACGCCCATTTTCCATATGGttcatgaataaatgtaatCTTTGTGTGAATAAATTTACATATTTAAGGTTAAAAAGCGACGCATTAACGATTCCACTTCCGTAAACAAACTAATTGTCCAATGGCTGTGCAGTGCAGGGGTTTTGGtatactgcgcatgcgcgaaaTCACATTCCAACCGGAAGGCGTGTCACGAAACTCCCGAGTGATTCACCCTCTTTAAACACACGATCTTCGATGTAAACTCTCGTGACACCGCGCAGGAAAACTACACACAACGCTACAATCAATCAAGTGAGTTGACAACTCTTTTATCAGCGACTGCGTTGCATTTTAACGTCGCTGCTACATGCTACGACAAGGTAAGTGTTGCGTTGCCCCTTCCTTCCCGTGGCTTTTCTCGGGAGCCGGGCGGAGTGTTGTTGAGTGAGGTCGCCCCTCCAAATTAGTGGACTTCGAGCTGGCGAGCTATAGCCGAACCTAGCGTTAGCTTCTCGTTCTATCCTGGCTCAGAGCTCAGAGTACTTCCTGTAAAGCCTGAGTTCACACGTATTTCTGACAGCTGCCTTCTTGTCCACGGTTCTGTTTATTATAAACCCGTGCCTTTATTTCCGCGGTGTTGAAATTGCTCTGGTGCTGGGGCGCATTCCTGCTAGCGAGCCTTTCtctcggtgtgtttgtgtgttagctgcctgtctgtctgagagGAGTCTGCTGTTTTATGTTTCAGACAGAATAACCTTCCAGTTGAATGTAAATAACTAAACATCAGACAAAGCagcctgctgctgatgctattAAAAAGCTGCCAGGCACTGCATTTCAGGCCTTTAGATACCAGTGAGATCAACAGTGTTGGTTTACTGCAGTAAGTAATGTCAAAATTACAAAGTAAGACTGCCtggtatttagttttaaactaCTAAAGCATCATCTACAAACCCTGACTATTCAAAATCAGAGcatcagtgatgtcattgcAGCTGGCATTGTGGTTTCACATTCTGATTGTGGTTTAAACCACCTGGACAGGTAGCTTGTTGGGATTGTTGATCAGGGTTTAACGTCATTGAAAGGGCGTGTTTGGTGGAGGTATCTAGTTTTCACGTTGGTTTCATCTCGTGTTCCTTGTTGCTTTGGTATTTTACAGTGTACTTCATTCACGGTAGTAATCGTGCGTTTGAAACTACTGTAGAATAAACAACCAATCGCCATAGGGGTGATTATGAAAATAGCTTTATGGCGTCGGCGCCAGGCCTGTGGGAAGTGATTTAATGACAGGTGCACTGTTTAACGAGGAAGCGGAGAGACAAGCGTGTCGTCTTCTCTAGAAACGGCTTCTAAAAA
Proteins encoded in this window:
- the LOC137899797 gene encoding protein FAM163A-like codes for the protein MTAGTVVITGGILATVILLCIIAVLCYCRLQYYCCKKNGSDSTSISQQNFACNACSVSGLDGSFVTPLSTSPPPLPASSDPTKHSGGQRSFCPTCSPYESPFYIRTTDEMRNGGERVTYMPTHYENQALAMPLPTARGSLLRETQRGRPPEFYTNTRAISTEV